Proteins from a genomic interval of Caulobacter rhizosphaerae:
- the tilS gene encoding tRNA lysidine(34) synthetase TilS: MITSFPAFTAALDRRLQAHAAAPLAVGFSGGGDSLALLILTLDWARAHGRSVLSLTVDHQLNPASSDWTAEALAKARALGAEARALAWTGPKPATGLSAAARAARHALLADAARQAGARVLLLGHTADDLAEAALMRAQGSTVPDPRAWSPSPAWPEGRGVFVLRPLLLVGRGEIRDGLRARGETWLDDPANVDPRSARARARRDLQQTDGTSRQGAASDAPAVTSPIGAAPPSPFHGGGEGYLTLLRDAPAAHVAAACLCAAGTVQPPRGERLRRLVDRIRAGETFTATLAGARIEADGEGVWFFREPGEARRAGPPPTDPSGRLPHRGRGDLAEPLALPLNQPVVWDGRYELTAAEPGLVVRPLQGLAARLPLAQRRALKGFPAAARPSLPVLLAPDGTVTCPILAGTKATRARCLVMDRFEAATGRVDQEPAT; the protein is encoded by the coding sequence ATGATCACATCCTTCCCCGCCTTCACCGCCGCCCTCGACCGCCGCCTGCAGGCCCACGCCGCCGCGCCGCTGGCGGTGGGCTTCTCCGGCGGCGGCGACAGCCTGGCCCTTCTGATCCTGACCCTGGACTGGGCCCGGGCCCATGGCCGCTCCGTGCTCAGCCTGACCGTCGACCACCAACTGAACCCCGCCAGTTCCGACTGGACCGCCGAGGCGCTCGCCAAGGCCCGCGCCCTGGGCGCCGAGGCCCGCGCCCTGGCCTGGACCGGTCCCAAGCCCGCCACGGGCCTGTCGGCCGCCGCCCGCGCCGCCCGTCACGCCCTGCTGGCCGACGCCGCCCGCCAGGCCGGGGCGCGCGTTCTGCTGCTGGGCCACACCGCCGACGACCTGGCCGAGGCCGCCCTGATGCGGGCCCAGGGCTCGACGGTGCCGGACCCCCGCGCGTGGTCGCCGTCGCCCGCCTGGCCGGAAGGACGGGGCGTCTTCGTGCTGCGGCCGCTGCTGTTGGTCGGGCGCGGCGAGATCCGCGACGGGCTGAGGGCGCGCGGCGAGACCTGGCTCGACGATCCGGCCAATGTCGATCCGAGGTCGGCGCGGGCCCGGGCCAGGCGCGATCTTCAACAGACAGACGGGACGTCAAGGCAAGGCGCGGCCTCGGACGCCCCCGCCGTGACGTCGCCGATCGGCGCCGCGCCGCCTTCGCCGTTTCACGGGGGAGGAGAGGGCTATCTCACCCTCCTGCGCGACGCCCCGGCCGCCCATGTCGCCGCCGCCTGCCTGTGCGCGGCCGGAACCGTCCAGCCGCCGCGCGGCGAGCGGCTTCGGCGACTGGTGGACCGCATCCGGGCCGGCGAGACCTTCACCGCCACCCTGGCCGGGGCGCGGATCGAGGCGGACGGCGAGGGAGTCTGGTTCTTCCGCGAACCCGGCGAGGCCCGCCGTGCAGGCCCTCCCCCCACCGACCCTTCGGGTCGCCTCCCCCATAGGGGGAGGGGCGATTTGGCCGAGCCCCTCGCCCTGCCCCTGAACCAGCCCGTCGTCTGGGACGGCCGCTACGAACTCACCGCCGCCGAGCCCGGCCTGGTCGTTCGCCCGCTGCAAGGCCTCGCTGCTCGCCTGCCGCTCGCGCAACGCCGGGCGCTGAAGGGGTTTCCGGCCGCCGCCCGACCCAGCCTGCCGGTCTTGCTGGCCCCCGATGGGACGGTGACTTGCCCGATCCTTGCAGGGACGAAAGCGACGCGCGCGCGTTGTCTTGTGATGGATCGTTTCGAGGCGGCGACGGGCCGTGTCGATCAAGAACCCGCGACATGA
- the ybgF gene encoding tol-pal system protein YbgF → MKLKAALLAAVLALTAVPALAPASMAQTPMPDPLDDRSAKRLDKMEKVVRELRSIVFQGRDTGKPVVVQAAETDAQIAAMSDRMRDLEQTLTKLNGQNEGLTHDLDEARRANEAEKARGDALDQRLAALEKRIADQEAAAAAAAAAPPVAAAPAPASTDPATAFSSARQMLLDGDYAGAEQAFAGYVEAFPDSAKAPEARYWLGETQFVREAYSDAAGSYLGAVRGWPKTSWAPDAVLKLSRSLVALKKPADACKTLDELAKRYPKAPATITSKAASTRVQAKCAA, encoded by the coding sequence ATGAAGCTGAAAGCCGCCCTGCTCGCCGCCGTCCTGGCCCTGACCGCCGTGCCCGCCCTGGCGCCGGCATCGATGGCCCAGACCCCCATGCCCGACCCGCTGGACGACCGCTCGGCCAAGCGGCTGGACAAGATGGAGAAGGTGGTCCGCGAACTGCGGTCGATCGTCTTCCAGGGCCGCGACACCGGCAAGCCGGTGGTCGTCCAGGCGGCCGAGACCGACGCCCAGATCGCCGCGATGTCCGACCGGATGCGCGACCTGGAGCAGACCCTGACCAAGCTGAACGGCCAGAACGAGGGGCTGACCCACGACCTGGACGAGGCGCGCCGGGCCAACGAGGCCGAGAAGGCCCGGGGCGACGCCCTGGACCAGCGCCTGGCCGCCCTGGAGAAGCGCATCGCCGACCAGGAGGCCGCCGCGGCCGCCGCCGCCGCCGCCCCGCCGGTCGCCGCCGCGCCCGCTCCGGCGTCCACCGACCCCGCCACGGCCTTCAGTTCGGCCCGGCAGATGCTGCTGGACGGCGACTACGCCGGGGCCGAGCAGGCCTTCGCCGGCTATGTCGAGGCCTTCCCCGACAGCGCCAAGGCGCCCGAGGCCCGCTACTGGCTGGGCGAGACCCAGTTCGTGCGCGAAGCCTATTCCGATGCGGCGGGCAGCTATCTGGGCGCGGTGCGCGGCTGGCCGAAGACCAGCTGGGCGCCCGACGCGGTGCTGAAGCTTTCGCGCTCGCTGGTGGCCCTGAAGAAGCCCGCTGACGCCTGCAAGACCCTGGACGAACTGGCCAAGCGCTATCCCAAGGCGCCCGCGACGATCACCTCCAAGGCCGCCAGCACGCGGGTCCAGGCCAAGTGCGCGGCCTAG
- the tolB gene encoding Tol-Pal system beta propeller repeat protein TolB, with protein MNLKSVFTGLPAALASAAVLALSMAVFAPTAARAQIEVDIDKGAVKPLPVAIPAFSGGGRGADISQVISGNLERSGLFQPLNVANVADKLTDVNVQPRFPDWQATGAQALINGQVTVGADGTLRVDFRLWDTFSQQQLLGLQFTSTAENWRRVAHKISDAVYERLTGEKGYFDTRVVFVAESGSKMARVKKLAIMDQDGANPQYLTDGSYIVMTPRFSSTSQEITYMALRPTGSSIYLTNLETARTETIGKFPGMVFAPRFSPDGSKVAFSVEKGGNSDIYVMDLRSRSSTRITTDPAIDTSPSFSPDGSKIVFNSDRGGQAQLYIMNVDGSGVRRISYGGGRYTTPVWSPRGDFIAFTKQTGGEFHIGVMRADGGDERLLTTSYLDEGPTWAPNGRVLMFSRESANGNSRLWTVDITGRILRPAAYQGAASDPAWSPLLD; from the coding sequence ATGAACCTCAAGTCCGTCTTCACGGGTCTGCCCGCCGCTTTGGCCAGCGCCGCCGTCCTGGCCCTGTCCATGGCCGTCTTCGCGCCGACCGCCGCCCGCGCCCAGATCGAGGTCGACATCGACAAGGGCGCGGTCAAGCCGCTGCCGGTGGCCATTCCCGCCTTCTCGGGCGGCGGGCGCGGGGCCGACATCTCACAGGTCATCAGCGGCAACCTGGAGCGCTCGGGCCTCTTCCAGCCGCTGAACGTCGCCAACGTCGCCGACAAGCTGACCGACGTGAACGTCCAGCCGCGCTTCCCCGACTGGCAGGCGACCGGGGCCCAGGCCCTGATCAACGGCCAGGTCACGGTCGGCGCCGATGGCACCCTGCGCGTCGACTTCCGCCTGTGGGACACCTTCAGCCAGCAGCAGCTGCTGGGCCTGCAGTTCACCTCGACCGCCGAGAACTGGCGGCGGGTGGCCCACAAGATCAGCGACGCGGTCTATGAGCGACTGACCGGCGAGAAGGGCTATTTCGACACCCGCGTGGTGTTCGTCGCCGAGAGCGGCTCCAAGATGGCCCGGGTCAAGAAGCTGGCGATCATGGACCAGGACGGCGCCAACCCGCAGTACCTGACCGACGGCTCCTACATCGTCATGACCCCGCGCTTCTCCTCGACCAGCCAGGAGATCACCTACATGGCGCTGCGGCCGACGGGGTCCAGCATCTACCTGACCAACCTGGAGACCGCCCGCACCGAGACCATCGGCAAGTTCCCGGGCATGGTCTTCGCCCCGCGCTTCTCGCCGGACGGCAGCAAGGTGGCCTTCTCGGTCGAGAAGGGCGGCAATTCCGACATCTATGTGATGGACCTGCGCAGCCGGTCGTCGACGCGGATCACCACCGACCCGGCCATCGACACCTCGCCCTCGTTCTCGCCGGACGGCAGCAAGATCGTGTTCAACTCCGACCGCGGCGGCCAGGCCCAGCTCTACATCATGAACGTCGACGGCAGCGGTGTGCGCCGCATCTCTTACGGCGGCGGCCGCTACACCACCCCGGTCTGGAGCCCGCGCGGCGACTTCATCGCCTTCACCAAGCAGACCGGCGGCGAGTTCCACATCGGCGTCATGCGGGCCGACGGCGGCGACGAGCGGCTGCTGACCACCAGCTACCTGGACGAGGGCCCGACCTGGGCGCCCAACGGCCGGGTGCTGATGTTCTCGCGCGAGAGCGCCAACGGCAATTCGCGGCTGTGGACGGTGGACATCACCGGCCGGATCCTGCGTCCGGCCGCCTACCAGGGCGCGGCGTCCGACCCGGCTTGGTCGCCGCTGCTGGATTGA
- a CDS encoding energy transducer TonB, translating to MSHREDRTNFSPALVGSIGLHVLVVVAILIGPWKPSKPVIIGESVPVTIVTEGPTNVRPAIEDVQDQAAQTEEPTPEATPQPPAPVPAPVPTPAPAPPKTAPAPTPTPKPPTPKPPPPKPAKPEPDFFASLEKTLAKTPKATGKPVANAAKGPTRPETATQARPGAGAMTGLQAAAINGMKDEIQRRWNPNCEVEGGAAVQVKVSFKLATGGRIVGQVTAAEAERSPDPVVKAAADRAIRAVYQSAPFEGLPPDYYGQQLNLNFKARDACAAR from the coding sequence ATGAGCCATCGCGAAGACCGCACCAACTTCTCCCCCGCCCTGGTCGGGTCGATCGGCCTCCACGTCCTGGTGGTGGTCGCGATCCTGATCGGGCCGTGGAAGCCGTCCAAGCCGGTGATCATCGGCGAGAGCGTGCCGGTGACCATCGTCACCGAGGGGCCCACCAACGTGCGGCCGGCGATCGAGGACGTCCAGGACCAGGCGGCCCAGACCGAGGAGCCGACGCCGGAGGCCACGCCGCAGCCGCCGGCCCCGGTCCCGGCCCCCGTGCCGACCCCCGCCCCGGCCCCGCCGAAGACCGCGCCCGCCCCGACCCCGACGCCCAAGCCGCCCACCCCGAAGCCGCCGCCGCCCAAGCCGGCCAAGCCCGAGCCGGACTTCTTCGCCTCGCTGGAAAAGACCCTGGCCAAGACGCCCAAGGCCACCGGCAAGCCGGTGGCCAACGCCGCCAAGGGTCCCACCCGGCCGGAGACCGCCACCCAGGCCCGTCCCGGCGCGGGGGCCATGACCGGCCTGCAGGCCGCGGCGATCAACGGCATGAAGGACGAGATCCAGCGCCGCTGGAACCCCAATTGCGAGGTCGAGGGCGGCGCCGCCGTGCAGGTCAAGGTCAGCTTCAAGCTGGCCACCGGCGGCCGCATCGTCGGCCAGGTGACGGCCGCCGAGGCCGAACGCTCGCCCGACCCGGTAGTCAAGGCCGCCGCTGACCGGGCGATCCGCGCGGTCTACCAGTCGGCGCCGTTCGAGGGCCTGCCGCCCGACTATTACGGCCAGCAACTCAATTTGAACTTCAAGGCGCGCGACGCTTGCGCGGCGCGATAG
- the pal gene encoding peptidoglycan-associated lipoprotein Pal, producing MSFDTQRVARLAMIGLAAASLAACASRPKPAGPAAPTPTASQPTPPPYQAPATPESPVNQGPLPGTVQDFVINIGERIYFDTDSYDIRSDAQPTLSAQAQWLNRYPAVRVRIEGNADERGTREYNLALGARRANAVREFLTGQGVAASRIETLSYGKERPIDPGTNEDAWAKNRNARTAITDGAR from the coding sequence ATGAGCTTCGACACCCAACGCGTCGCTAGACTGGCGATGATCGGTCTGGCGGCCGCCTCGCTCGCCGCCTGTGCTTCGCGGCCGAAGCCGGCGGGCCCCGCGGCGCCGACCCCGACGGCCTCGCAACCCACGCCTCCCCCGTACCAGGCGCCGGCCACGCCGGAGTCGCCGGTCAACCAGGGCCCGCTGCCCGGCACGGTGCAGGACTTCGTGATCAACATCGGCGAGCGGATCTATTTCGACACCGACAGCTACGACATCCGCAGCGACGCCCAGCCGACCCTGTCGGCCCAGGCCCAATGGCTGAACCGCTATCCGGCCGTGCGCGTGCGCATCGAGGGCAACGCCGACGAACGCGGCACCCGCGAGTACAACCTGGCCCTGGGCGCCCGTCGCGCCAACGCCGTCCGCGAGTTCCTGACCGGCCAAGGCGTCGCGGCCTCGCGCATCGAGACCCTGTCGTACGGCAAGGAACGCCCGATCGACCCGGGCACCAACGAAGACGCCTGGGCCAAGAACCGCAACGCCCGCACCGCCATCACCGACGGCGCGCGGTAA
- the tolR gene encoding protein TolR yields MAMSANDAFATGGRRGRRRRGRRGKGALSEINVTPLVDVMLVLLIIFMISAPLLTAGVPLELPKTEAAALQNQQEPITVSIKADGAVFIGEGEVPFNELAQRISAIAGDGYDKPIFVRADGKANYATVAQVMAALSNAGFTKINLLTDTGGPSSGAAAKTPGASDAGALRPAQ; encoded by the coding sequence GCCGTCGCCGCCGCGGCCGCCGCGGCAAGGGCGCCCTGTCCGAGATCAACGTCACCCCGCTGGTCGACGTGATGCTGGTGCTGCTGATCATCTTCATGATCAGCGCCCCGCTGCTGACCGCCGGCGTGCCGCTGGAACTGCCCAAGACCGAGGCCGCCGCCCTGCAGAACCAGCAGGAGCCGATCACGGTGTCGATCAAGGCCGACGGCGCGGTGTTCATCGGCGAGGGCGAGGTTCCGTTCAACGAGCTGGCCCAGCGCATCTCGGCGATCGCCGGCGACGGCTACGACAAGCCGATCTTCGTGCGCGCGGACGGCAAGGCCAATTACGCGACCGTCGCCCAGGTGATGGCCGCGCTGTCCAACGCCGGCTTCACCAAGATCAACCTGCTGACCGACACCGGCGGCCCGTCCTCGGGCGCCGCGGCCAAGACCCCGGGCGCTTCCGACGCGGGCGCCCTGCGTCCGGCGCAGTGA